The segment TTTACGTCCCCAGTTAAACACAAAGTCAACAGTGGATGTGAGGAAATTGCCGCCGCGTTCTTCAATCATGTCCACTCCAGGGCTCCTTTTTGCCACGCATAGTAATAACCAACTACCAAGATGCCAATGAAAATGACGATCTCAATGAGTCCGAAGATGGCCAGCTTGTCATAAACGACTGCCCAGGGAAAGAGAAAGATCGTCTCCACATCGAAAATCAAAAACAACATGGCAATCAAATAATACCGAACCGAAAAACGCTCTCGTGCGTCCAGTTGCGGGTCAATGCCACACTCATAAGGACTCAACTTGGCCGCTTCCGGCTTATTGGGACGCACAAAACGCATCAAGCCCAGCACCACAACAGGAAATGCAATGGCAATCACAAGCAAAACAATTATGGGAATGTACCCGAAAATTGGATTGGTTGGTGTTTGCATCAACAACAGAGCCGGCATAATCATGAATGATCCTATGCGCTTTTGCTGAAACGAGCCCCAATCA is part of the Blastocatellia bacterium genome and harbors:
- the ndhC gene encoding NADH-quinone oxidoreductase subunit A, which translates into the protein MPALLLMQTPTNPIFGYIPIIVLLVIAIAFPVVVLGLMRFVRPNKPEAAKLSPYECGIDPQLDARERFSVRYYLIAMLFLIFDVETIFLFPWAVVYDKLAIFGLIEIVIFIGILVVGYYYAWQKGALEWT